The Vidua macroura isolate BioBank_ID:100142 chromosome 4, ASM2450914v1, whole genome shotgun sequence genome window below encodes:
- the RNF24 gene encoding RING finger protein 24 isoform X1 gives MAGSLPMSSDFQHYSFRMPNIGFQNLPLNIYIVVFGTAIFVFILSLLFCCYLIRLRHQAHKELYAYKQVILKEKVKELNLHEICAVCLEEFKPKDELGICPCKHAFHRKCLIKWLEVRKVCPLCNMPVLQLAQLHGKPDPGPPQGPLPGSQNIV, from the exons ATGGCTGGCAG CCTACCCATGAGCTCAGACTTCCAGCATTACAGTTTCAGGATGCCGAACATCGGGTTCCAGAACCTTCCTCTCAACATATACATCGTGGTTTTCGGCACAGCCATCTTCGTCTTCATCCTCAGTTTGCTCTTCTGTTGCTACTTGATCAG GCTCAGGCATCAGGCACACAAAGAGCTTTACGCCTACAAACAG GTCATACTCAAGGAGAAGGTGAAGGAGCTGAACCTCCATGAG ATCTGTGCCGTGTGCCTGGAGGAGTTCAAGCCCAAGGACGAGCTGGGGATCTGTCCCTGCAAACATGCCTTCCACAGGAA GTGCCTCATCAAGTGGCTGGAGGTGCGGAAGGTGTGTCCCCTGTGCAACATGCCGGTGCTGCAGCTGGCGCAGCTGCACGGGAAGCCGGACCCGGGCCCGCCGCAGGGGCCGCTGCCCGGCTCCCAGAACATCGTATAG
- the RNF24 gene encoding RING finger protein 24 isoform X2 translates to MSSDFQHYSFRMPNIGFQNLPLNIYIVVFGTAIFVFILSLLFCCYLIRLRHQAHKELYAYKQVILKEKVKELNLHEICAVCLEEFKPKDELGICPCKHAFHRKCLIKWLEVRKVCPLCNMPVLQLAQLHGKPDPGPPQGPLPGSQNIV, encoded by the exons ATGAGCTCAGACTTCCAGCATTACAGTTTCAGGATGCCGAACATCGGGTTCCAGAACCTTCCTCTCAACATATACATCGTGGTTTTCGGCACAGCCATCTTCGTCTTCATCCTCAGTTTGCTCTTCTGTTGCTACTTGATCAG GCTCAGGCATCAGGCACACAAAGAGCTTTACGCCTACAAACAG GTCATACTCAAGGAGAAGGTGAAGGAGCTGAACCTCCATGAG ATCTGTGCCGTGTGCCTGGAGGAGTTCAAGCCCAAGGACGAGCTGGGGATCTGTCCCTGCAAACATGCCTTCCACAGGAA GTGCCTCATCAAGTGGCTGGAGGTGCGGAAGGTGTGTCCCCTGTGCAACATGCCGGTGCTGCAGCTGGCGCAGCTGCACGGGAAGCCGGACCCGGGCCCGCCGCAGGGGCCGCTGCCCGGCTCCCAGAACATCGTATAG